One window from the genome of Marinobacter sp. LV10R510-11A encodes:
- the dnaQ gene encoding DNA polymerase III subunit epsilon, with amino-acid sequence MRQIVLDTETTGLDPAEGHRIIEIGCVEMVERQLTGRNYHVYVNPEREVEAEAITIHGITNEFLVDKPKFSAVADEFFEFIKGAELVIHNAAFDIGFMDSEFGRIKPVRKTADHCGVVDSLALARAKHPGQKNNLNALCKRYGVDNSNRELHGALLDAEILAEVYLLLTGGQTALSLDAGSENGGGSGGIRRVSSDRPELAIVKATEAENKAHQAFMTALEKKAGGTVWSKLEGAE; translated from the coding sequence ATGAGACAAATTGTACTGGATACAGAAACAACGGGTTTAGACCCCGCAGAAGGGCACCGGATTATCGAGATTGGCTGTGTGGAGATGGTGGAGCGCCAATTAACAGGCCGCAACTACCATGTTTACGTCAATCCCGAGCGGGAAGTGGAAGCGGAGGCCATTACCATCCACGGCATTACCAATGAATTTCTCGTGGATAAGCCAAAGTTTTCGGCTGTCGCTGATGAGTTTTTTGAATTTATAAAAGGCGCTGAACTCGTTATTCATAACGCCGCGTTCGACATCGGTTTCATGGATTCAGAGTTTGGACGGATTAAACCGGTGCGAAAAACCGCCGACCACTGTGGCGTTGTGGACTCCCTTGCCCTCGCCCGCGCGAAGCACCCAGGCCAGAAGAACAACCTGAACGCCCTATGCAAACGCTATGGCGTTGATAACAGCAACCGAGAGCTCCACGGAGCGCTGCTGGATGCGGAAATCCTTGCAGAAGTGTACCTGCTGCTCACGGGTGGACAAACCGCGTTGTCTCTCGATGCAGGGTCTGAAAATGGGGGTGGTTCTGGCGGTATTCGCAGAGTGAGTTCAGATCGTCCTGAGCTGGCTATTGTTAAAGCCACTGAAGCCGAGAATAAAGCCCATCAGGCGTTCATGACGGCTTTGGAAAAAAAGGCCGGCGGTACGGTTTGGAGCAAACTGGAAGGCGCAGAATGA